The following proteins are co-located in the Silene latifolia isolate original U9 population chromosome 1, ASM4854445v1, whole genome shotgun sequence genome:
- the LOC141649954 gene encoding cis-prenyltransferase 4, chloroplastic-like: MGFFETVWLIIKGIVLKWVISLFYISPNYVQASNNKNYVRSENGDGEGELPEGLRHELMPQHVAVILDGNRRWANQRGLSYVEGYEAGVGAMMEFIEMSTKFNIPVVSLFAFSSENWRRPKDEVNFLMDLFERNDYHYVIRNLYCSRGARVTVIGDMSLFPISLQKVVKEIEEETKDNTKLHVILAMSYSGQNDIVQACQSIANKVKEGLLEPVDVTSTLIQQELLTKISDIPNPDLLIRTSGELRISNFYLWQSAYTEMYFTNIHWPDFGEVDFVEALRSFQLRGRRFGRI, from the exons ATGGGATTTTTCGAAACCGTTTGGTTGATAATCAAGGGAATTGTTCTAAAGTGGGTTATAAGTTTGTTTTACATTTCACCTAACTATGTCCAGGCGTCAAACAACAAGAACTACGTAAGGTCGGAAAATGGAGACGGCGAAGGAGAGTTGCCGGAGGGTCTCCGACATGAGCTGATGCCACAACACGTGGCAGTGATATTGGACGGAAATAGAAGGTGGGCCAATCAAAGAGGGTTGAGTTATGTGGAAGGATATGAGGCCGGAGTTGGTGCTATGATGGAGTTCATTGAAATGTCCACCAAGTTTAATATTCCTGTTGTTTCTCTTTTCGCTTTCTCTTCCGAAAATTGGCGTCGCCCCAAA GACGAAGTTAATTTTTTGATGGATCTTTTCGAAAGAA ATGATTATCATTACGTAAT ACGAAATTTATATTGCAGCCGCGGTGCTCGAGTGACGGTGATCGGAGACATGTCACTATTTCCAATTTCCTTACAAAAAGTGGTTAAAGAAATAGAAGAAGAAACAAAAGATAACACTAAATTACATGTAATATTAGCAATGAGCTACAGTGGGCAAAACGACATCGTACAAGCATGTCAAAGCATAGCAAACAAAGTGAAAGAAGGGCTACTTGAACCAGTAGATGTAACCAGTACTTTGATCCAACAAGAACTCCTAACTAAGATTAGCGACATCCCTAATCCCGATTTACTCATAAGAACAAGCGGGGAATTGCGGATTAGTAACTTTTATCTTTGGCAATCAGCTTATACTGAGATGTATTTTACTAATATACATTGGCCTGATTTTGGTGAAGTTGATTTTGTTGAGGCATTACGTTCATTTCAGCTTAGAGGAAGGCGCTTTGGAAGAATTTGA
- the LOC141596826 gene encoding cytochrome P450 81Q32-like, with protein MFQTKAMINLFLYGIPCFLALYVIITFFIHKLKNLPPTPFLCFPIIGHFYLLKKPLHRTLANLSEAYGPTFYLRLGPWSVVVVSSQSAARECLRQNDIFPDNPQILASKFIGPYNAKVFSALPYGQQWRTLRRILMSDLIYSGCPHLFLTARQEEMKSLIRRLYRQSIQSSDDRGNNNVSNGGVVEVKGVFYELTYMIIMRVVVGEEWCNGENGKRLERVLKEMVKVGKSTNVVANYVPILSKFGQERYLRKKFVRLHGELDRILQDLIDEQRSKLMNNEYEKDSRETSNCNKTLIQVMLSLQLKDPVLYSDRIIKDFVLVLLVTGPDACSTTIEWVLSLLLNNQRVLHKAQAEIDNQVGPNRLIDEPDRLPYLECIIKETLRMYPASPLLVPHEATKGCIVEGRFRVPPGTLLFINMWAIHNNPEYWDEPRKFKPERFEEGSQENMAGYKFMDFWSRNSQSSVDIMAIRSVGLIIGSLIQCFELETNGEKMVDMEEGVLLTTTKVKPLEATLRPRPTMLNLLSHI; from the exons ATGTTTCAGACAAAAGCCATGATTAACTTGTTTTTGTATGGAATACCATGCTTCCTAGCACTCTATGTCATTATCACATTTTTCATCCATAAACTCAAAAACCTCCCACCCACACCATTCCTCTGCTTCCCAATCATAGGCCACTTCTACCTCCTTAAGAAACCGTTACATCGAACCTTAGCTAACCTATCTGAAGCTTATGGTCCCACATTCTACCTAAGGCTTGGACCATGGTCCGTAGTCGTCGTTTCATCACAATCCGCGGCTAGGGAATGCCTTCGTCAAAACGACATTTTCCCTGACAACCCTCAAATCCTAGCAAGCAAGTTTATCGGACCTTATAACGCTAAGGTATTTTCAGCTCTCCCGTACGGCCAGCAATGGCGGACCTTAAGACGGATTTTGATGTCCGATCTTATTTATTCTGGGTGCCCTCACCTCTTCTTAACAGCCCGTCAAGAAGAGATGAAGTCTCTCATCCGACGACTGTACAGACAGTCTATACAGTCGTCGGATGACAGAGGGAATAATAATGTTAGTAATGGTGGGGTGGTAGAGGTGAAGGGAGTCTTTTACGAGTTGACGTATATGATAATTATGAGGGTAGTAGTAGGGGAAGAGTGGTGTAATGGAGAAAATGGGAAGAGACTTGAGAGGGTTTTAAAAGAGATGGTTAAAGTAGGTAAGTCTACTAATGTTGTAGCAAATTATGTGCCTATTTTAAGCAAGTTTGGGCAAGAGAGGTACTTGAGAAAAAAGTTTGTTCGTCTGCACGGGGAATTAGATCGAATTTTACAAGATTTGATCGACGAGCAAAGGTCCAAGTTGATGAATAATGAGTATGAGAAGGATTCAAGAGAGACAAGTAATTGCAACAAGACTTTGATTCAAGTTATGTTGTCATTGCAACTTAAAGATCCCGTGCTTTACTCCGACCGCATTATCAAAGATTTTGTTCTT GTTTTGCTAGTAACAGGACCAGACGCTTGTTCGACAACAATAGAGTGGGTACTATCGCTTTTACTAAACAATCAAAGGGTCCTACATAAAGCACAAGCCGAAATAGACAATCAAGTCGGACCCAATCGCTTAATTGACGAGCCTGATCGGCTTCCTTACCTCGAATGCATTATAAAAGAGACGTTAAGAATGTACCCTGCCAGTCCATTACTAGTACCTCACGAGGCAACCAAAGGTTGCATTGTGGAGGGCCGCTTTCGCGTCCCTCCAGGCACCTTGCTATTCATTAACATGTGGGCCATACACAATAATCCCGAGTATTGGGATGAGCCTCGGAAGTTCAAGCCCGAGAGGTTCGAGGAAGGGAGCCAAGAAAACATGGCAGGGTACAAGTTCATGGATTTTTGGTCTAGAAATAGTCAATCAAGTGTTGATATAATGGCTATACGGTCGGTCGGGCTAATTATCGGATCCTTAATACAATGCTTTGAGTTGGAAACAAATGGTGAAAAAATGGTGGACATGGAAGAAGGTGTTTTGTTAACTACGACCAAGGTTAAGCCCTTAGAAGCAACGCTTCGACCACGCCCAACAATGTTGAATCTCCTCTCTCACATTTGA